A window of Kribbella sp. NBC_00382 genomic DNA:
TGGTGCGGGTTGAACTGCGGCCGGTTGTCGTTGGGCCCGTTCGGAATCACCCAGCGGGTGACCTTGCGGTTGATCAGGAACTGGGCGCTCTGCTGCGCCGTGCCGTAGACACCGGCGCGCTGCTTGTCGGGCGCGTTGATGACACCGGCCAGCGCGTCCGCGGACAACTGCAGGCCGGGGGTGGCGCGCAGGATGCGCTCTGGCTCGTCGTTGCGCTGGTCGGCGAGCCAGCTGTAGACCTGCGTGATCGGGCGCTTCGCGACCGCGGCCGCGAGCAGCAGACCGGCCAGCAGGTCCGTACCGGCGGAGTCGAAGAAGGCGTCCGTCTGGGCGCCTTCCTTACGCTGCGAGGCGACGAAGTGCTCCGCCAGCTCCCGCGCCTTCGTCTCGTCGGTGATGTAGCTGAGCGGGTTCCACCACCAGTTGTTCGGCTCGCCGCAGACCTCCTGCGGGTCGAACACCCAGACCTGCCCCTTCTTCGAGCGCGGATCCCGGGTGGCGTCGACGATGTCGCGCTTGTTCGAGGTGGCCACGACGGCCCCCGGAGCATCCAGGATCGCCGGCACTGCGCGAGACGTCGTCTTACCGGTTCGTGGACCCCAGATGTCGACGTGCATGTCTTCCCAGGACCCGAAGACCTCAAGGTTGTCGCGGACAGTCCGGCCGATCATCACGCCGGGACCCGCGTGCCCGGCGCCCAGCCGGTTGGCGATCTCCTGCGCGCCTTCCCGGGTGAGCTTGTAGATCTCCTTGCGCTTCGACATCAGCTGCGCGGAGCGGTCTACCCGGGAGCCGCGGTCCCGCGCCCGGCCGACCAGGTAGAAGCCGGCCACGGTCAGCAGGCCGAGTACGACGATCTCGATGATCAGTACGCCGGTCGCCGCGCCGGACCAGCGGACCCGGCCGTTGATCATGTCGACCAGGTTGCTCATCGGGTCGCTGACCGGATGGGTGTGGTTGATCGCCGCGGCGATCTTGGTCGCCACCCAGGTGCCACCGACGACGATCGCGAACAGCCCGATCCCGATGAAGACCAGGACCGACTCCGCGGACAGCCCGCCCGGGCCCGTACTCCGCTTGCCTTCAGCCATTACTCATCAACTCCCGTGCGGGCGACCACACGGGTGGTCGGGTCCGGTGGCGGCAGGGCCGTCATCGCCGGGTCGTCGAAGGTGTACTCCTCGACGACTTCCTCGGTGCCGTCGTCGGCGATCTCCACCTTCAGCGGGCGGCCGTCGACGCCGGTCTTCCAGAGCTTGTTGGTGTCGTTGATCTCGCGCTCGACCGAGGTCAGCCCGACGTGCACCGGGATGCCCGGGCGGCCACCGACCTTGACCAGGAAGTTTCCCCGGCCGGGAGGTGCGGCTTCCTCACCGGTGGCCGGGTCCCACGCGGGTGGGTCCTGCCAGCCGATCAGCATGTTCTTCTCTTCTTCGGACATCGGTACGACGGCCGACAGGTTCTCCATCTCGGCCCGCGGCAGACCACCGCAGATGACCATCCCGGACCGCTCGACGAATCCCTTCGCCTTCATCCGGTCCTCGGAGTGCTCGAGCGCCAGCAGGTCGGACATGGTGTGCGAGATCATTGCCATCCCGACACCACGCTGCCGGTTCAGCCGGGTCAGCGCGTCCACCCGGTCGACCAGGCCGCGGCCGGCCCGGAGTACTCGCCAGAGCTCGTCGAGGATGACGAAGTAGTGCCGCCGGGGCTCGAGGCCGGCATCCGCGAGCGCCTGCGAAACGGCGACCGCGCCGAACCCGTACGACCAGCAGGCCAGCAGTACGGCGGCCTGCAGGCTGGTCTCGGAGTCGTCGATGTTCGAAACGTCGAAGACCACCGGCCGGTCCATCTTCATCGGCTGGTCGGTCTGCTCGGAGAAGATCTCACCGAGCCGGCCGCCGCCGACCAGACCGATCAGGGACGCCTCCAGGCCTTCAGTGATCTGGCGGTAGCGGTCCATGCTGCCGCGGTCGAGCGCGACATCGCGGACTCGGTCGGGAGCTTCCTGGACGACCTGCAGCAGGTCACGGAGTACCGGGGTGCCCTCGTGGCGCTCGTCGAGCACCTTGAGCGCCTCGTCGAGGATGGTCTCCTCGCGGTCGGTCGGCGGCGCGGACCGCATGATCGAGATCAGCGCCGAGACCATCGTCGAGCGGCGGCCGTGCGCGTCGGCCTGGATCGCTTGCCGGGCACTGCCGGTGAGCCGCAGCGCGGCCTGCCGGGACTCACCCGGGTCGAGCACGTTCAGGTGCCCACGGCCACGACCGAGCTGGATCACCTGGCCGCCGAGGGCCTCGATCAGGTCCTTGTAGTCCGGCTTGAGGTCGCCGAGGACGAGCGGCATCACGCCGTACCCGGCGAGGCCGAGCGCCATCCGCCGGATGATCGTCGACTTGCCCAGACCTGGCTTGCCGAGCACGAAGACGGACGGGTTGGAGATCAGCTTGGCGCGCATGAACCAGCTGATCGGGTCGCAGCACATGGTGGCGCCGGACAGGATGTTGCGGCCGATCGGCACGCCCACCATTGGGCTGCCGGTACCTGCCGCGAACGGCCACATGCCGCAGACCTGGACCGTCGTACCGCGCCACTCCTGTGGGGCCTGCAGGTACGTCGAGTAGCCACGGGCCGGGCCGGGCCAGCCCCGCGGCATCGGCCGGCGGCCGCCACGGCTCGGGTCGGCCGGCTTCTTCTCGTTCTTGCTCACGCTGACTCCCGCTGGGTCATAGCGATTCCCGGAGACCGGCCGGGACCGACAGGTGGCTCTGGAGCACGACGCCGAGCGGCAGCGCCGCCACGAAGGACGAGTCCTGTGACCCGTACGCCGGGCGCAGCAGGATCCGGGCGGTCGCACCGAGGTTGTCGATCGCGGCGACCATGTCCGGAATCTGCTCGGCCGTCATCACCGTGCCCGTGACGACCAGGCCGAAGTTGACCAGGCCGGCGCCACGCGCCTCCTCCTGCGCGGTCCGGTCGGCCGCCCGTGCCTCGGCGATCGAGCGGGCCGACGGGCGCGACGACGTGGTCGCCCGGAACGACGCGTTGCGCTTGTCGGCCTCGACCATCCGGGCGGAGGTCGCGGCGTCGAGCGGACGGTAGAGCAGGGTGACGCGCTTGCGGTCGATGTCCGGGTGCGGACCGACCAGCTGGGACAGTACGGACGAGAAGACCTCGCCACGCGGCGCCTGAGTCATCTGCCAGGTGACAGACCACGCGCTGTCGTGCCGGTACTTGTCCCAGAAGGCCTGCGCGCCGGCCGGGCCGACATCCGTCCACTGCAGCTCGGGCGACATGCCTTGGCTACGGGCCTCGTCGATCAGCCCCGCGGCCGCCGGGTCGTACGCGATCCGGATCGTCTCGCAAAGCTCCTGCGCGTTGACCGGACGAGCGGCGCCCGCACCCGTGGAGTTCAGGCTCTGGGTCAGCGCGGGGAGCCGGGACGCGAGCTCGCGGCCCATGTCCTCTTCCTTGCGCCGCTTACCGCTGCGGTCGGTGCCCTTGAAGGTCAGCGCGACCCGGGCGGAGACCAGCGCCGAGCCCTCGGGGTAGGTCTGGACGACCTCGGTGAGCATCGCCCGGGCGATCGCCGGGGTGCCTTCCTGCATGTTGTTGCTGACCTCGCGGCGCAGCCGGATGCCGGTGTCCGGGGCGCTCTCGACCGTCACCGAGGCGGCGATGATGCCCGGTTCGTGGCCGAGCGAGGCGAGCCACTGACCCCAGTGCGCGACCCAGACGTCGATCTGGTCCTCGTCGACCAGGGACGCACCGTCCGGCTCGGCGTTGATGATCACGGTGAAGTGCCGCGTGCTCGGGTAGAACAGCAGCGCGAACGGCCGGCCGTAGGAGTCCTTGTACTCGCTCAGCTGGGAGGCCGCCGCCAGACCGGGCAGCTGGAACTTGCCCCACGGCGTCCGCCCGAGCGGACCGGAACGGTAGATGTTGTGCTTGGCCATCTTTGCTCGCTGCCATCCAATACGGGTCGAGAGCCGTTGCAGGGCGGACTGGTTGTGTTTGTCCTTCATCATCAGCAGCAGCAGGGAGCTGCCGACGATCAGCAGCACGATCAGCGCGGCGACCAGACCGCCCGCGGTCAGGGCGATGATGGTCATCACCATGCCGCCCATCATGATGCCGGTGCCGAGCGTCCCCAGGCCGCCGATACCGGCCGAGGCCGGCTGGCGCCAGTTCCCGTAGGTACGCGGGACGCTCCGGACGTTGTCAGCCGCTGCCACTTGGTCCCTCATCCATCGCGTCGTTGTTGATCGTCTCGTTCGCGCCCGCCTGGGCCGCGTCCTTGGTCACGTCGATGCCCTTCTTGACGGCAGCCGCAGTGGCGACCACCGCGATGCCGACCGGGCCGGCCGCAGCACCAGCGCCTGCTGCCGCTCCACCAGCTGCGGCTCCACCGCCTGCGGCAGCACCACCCGCAGCGGCACCTCCGCCACCAGCAGCCGCACCGCCCGCAGCACCACCGCCCGCGCCACCAGCAGCACCGCCACCGGCCCCACCGCCCGCACCGCCGCCTGCGCCACCACCGGCACCTCCGCCGCCGCCTCCGCCTCCGCCGCCCCCACCACCGGAGTTAGCGGGCGAGGCGCCGCCGCCTGCCCCGCCGCTGCCACTGGGCTGGGGTGAGCCGCTCGGACCTGACGGAGCTTGCTGACTCGGCCGGCCGACGTTGCGAGCACCGCTCGGCCCATCTCCCTGGCTCTGGGTCGATTCGTTCACCTTGTCGCCGATCTTGTCGGCGCCGATCAGCTTCGCCGCGATCATCCCGGCACCGGCCGAGCCCGCCGTCGCGGCGACCATCGGCGCGATGAAGCGCATCAGAGCCGGCAGCGCGAAGAGGGCCAGCACCAGCATCGTGATGCCGACGACCATGTTCATGATCTGCAGGCCGACCGGGTCCTTCACCTCGCTGAAGTTGAAGCCGTGGCCGTTGTTCGACGCCAGCATGATCGCTGTCGCGTAGACCAGGGCGGCCACCGGTTTGTACAGGATGAAGGCGAGCAGCCAGGACACGATCCGCTTGAACCAGGCCTTGCCCATCTCGGTGTTGGTCGCCGCCGCCGCGATCGGCAGCACGCCGAGCAGCAGGATCAGCATTCCGCTGCGAACCACCATCAAGACGATCTGGATCACCGAGGCGAGCAGGGTCAGGATGCCGATCGTGATCAGCAGCCCGATCCCGAGCCCGCCGGTCGCCGCCGCCGAGAAACCCATGATGCCCTTCATGGCATCGCGGAAACCGTCGCTGGCATGGAGCACCTTGTCCGGTTCGTCCAGCGGGATGCAGGTCCAGCCCTGCGCGTCCGCCGCCGGATCACCGGTTGCCGTCACCGAGGTGGTGACGATGCAGTTCGCGAACTGGTCGCCGAACGCGATCAGTGCCTGGACCACCGCGATGGCGAAGACCGAGGCCGCGCCGAAGGTGGCCAGCGAGCGGATCAGGTCGCGGGCGGTCTCGCCGCGCTGCGTGAACGCCATCTGGATCGCCGCCACCATCACGCCGAGCACGGCGACGAAAACGCCGATGTACTGCGTATGGGTCCAGATCCAGCCGACCGTCCCACTGGCCGGCTGGCCGGTCGCCTCGCTGCCGACGGCCGGCGTGGGGATGTAGACCCAGAAGGTGGCGATGGTGGCGAACATGCTCGCCACGGCCTCGGCCAGGGCATCGAGAATTGGCTGGAACACGAGTTCGATCAACTTTCCGACGGCGGTTCCGAGTGCTTCCACGACCCAGCCGAGCAGGCAGTCGTACCAACTGCCGGCGCAGAGCGCGATCCTGATCATCTCAACCTGCCTTGGGGGAGACGAAGCGCAACAGGGCGGGGAGCGCGACGATGCCCATCACCATCATCGTCACGCCCGTGATGACCTTGAGTGAGTCGTCAGCTGGTGCTTCCATCAGCTTGATCGCGGTGGCGTAGATGAGTGCGGCCACCGGTTTGTAGAGCACGAAGGCGACCAGCCACGAGATCGACCGCTTGAACCACATCATCCCCATCTCGGTGTTGGTCGCCGAGGCGGTCAGCGGCACCACACCGACCAGCAGGATGAGCATCCCGTAGCGGATGATCATCAAGACCAGCTGGATCAGTCCGCTGATCACCATCAGGATCCCGACCAGGACCACCAGCGCCAGTCCGATCCGGCCCTTGAGCGGATCGGTGAGCTTGGCGGTCAGACTGTCCTCGAAGGTCTTGCCCGGGCCCAACGCCTCGCCGATGATCCAGCCCGCGAAGCTGTCCGAGGCCGAGATCAGCAACGCGGCGAAGCCGGTGATACCGGCCGACACCATCGCCATCGTGATCAGGCTCTTCAGGATGTCGCGGAGCGGCTCGCCGCGCTGCGAGATGGCCATCTTGATCGCGCCGAAGATCACCGCGATCGACGCGGCGAAGATCAAGATGTACTTGGTGTGGCCGGAGACGAAGCCGATCGTCTCGTTGCCCTCGAGGTTCGGCGACTGGATGTCGAGCCAGAGGAAGCCGACCGCCTTCACCACGGCGACGACGGCCTCGATCACCAGCGCCTTGATCGCGTCGAAGATCAGCCCGAAGAAACCGCCGAGGGCGAAGTTGATCGCCTTGCCCAGGTACTCGGTGATGCAGTCGTCCCAGTTCGGCGGCCACCAGCAGTTCATCAGCGGGATCATCACGCGCCCCCGAACCGGACGTACCCGGTCATCGACTGCAGCAGGTCGGGCTCGGTCGCGCCGTTGAAGCTGCCGTCGGTCTGCAGCACGCCCTTCCAGTCACCCTTCGACCAGGCCATCGTCACCGGGATCGACGCGACGTTCTGGTCGTCGATCCGGACCGCGATCGCGATGATGGCGCGGTTCGGCAGGTAGTCGAGCACCTTGAAGGCGGTGAACTGGGCCACCGTCTTGGTCTGCCCCGGCGTGGGCGGCGTCGCCTTGCCCTCGGCCAGCGCCAGCTTCAGTCCTTCGTTCGGGACGAACCGCTGGCGCAGTACCGGAATGGTCAGGTCCGGGTTGCGGATCTGCCCTAGCGTCACCAGCGCGGCGAGCACCGCGCCGGTCGGCGAGTGGGCGAAGCAGGAGCGGACTCCGGCACTACTTGTCATGGCCGGCCCACCTTCCTGCTGCGTCGGGATCAACATGTCCGCCTCGAACTCCCAGGTGACCGCGGTCGGCGTCGTCCTGGGGATGCGCTGGTCCGGGTTCAGGGTCTTGCAGCCGCCGTGACCCGGCTTCGGGCGCGGCGGTACCGGCGTGGTCGTACCGGTCGGCTCCGCGGGCGGGGTCGCCGTCGAGCCGGTTGGTTCCTCGGTGGGCTGCTCGGTGAGAGCGGTGCTGCTGGTCGGCGTCGACGGCTGGCTCGCCGGGGTGTTGCTGCCCCGGGCGAAGAACCAGACCAGCAGACAGACCAGCACCGCGCCGACGACGATCACCGAGGCGACGAAGCCGCGCCCCTGCCAGACCGATCCGTCGTCCCCGGTGCCACCGCCGGCGTCGGAGTCACCGTCCCTGCTGAACAATCCCACTCCCGGTCAGCCTTCGGCGATCAGGCGCGGACCCTGGTCCAGGGTCACGTCAGCGCCCCGACGAGGACGGTCGCGGAGGCGATCACGATGCAGGCGGCCAGCACCCAGCCGAGCCGGGCGGCGTGCTCGCCACCTTCACCACGACGCTGGCCGACGGCCATCATCGCGCCGGCGATCAGGATGCCCAGGATGCAGACGGTGAAGGCAATCCAGCGCACCCAGTCGACGACCTTGAGCAGCTTGTCCGAACCGGGCGGCGGCGTTCCGCCGTTGCCCATGATCAGGTCGGGAATCATGTGTGCCAACATCATCATTGCGGTGTTGCCTTTCAGTAAGGGGCGGGGTATCCCGCTGGATTCGACGCGCGAAGAGCGTAGATGGATTCAAGGACTTCGAAAACCTCGTCCGGGGTGTTGTCAGGGGTGGGATCCTCCCCCCTTCGCCACTCCTCGATCCACGGAATGTCCCAGACCCTGGGCACCCCTCCGCCGACGATGTCGGCGAAATCGTCCAGCACTCTGGGCAACCGGCCGGGTGCGTCGGCGATCAGCACCAGGCCGAGCACGGCCACTCCCTGGACCACTCCGGAGGCCCACTCGATCGCAGCGCGCTGGGCCGCCCGCAGACCCGATCCATGGGTCCGGGCGAC
This region includes:
- a CDS encoding type IV secretory system conjugative DNA transfer family protein, whose product is MAEGKRSTGPGGLSAESVLVFIGIGLFAIVVGGTWVATKIAAAINHTHPVSDPMSNLVDMINGRVRWSGAATGVLIIEIVVLGLLTVAGFYLVGRARDRGSRVDRSAQLMSKRKEIYKLTREGAQEIANRLGAGHAGPGVMIGRTVRDNLEVFGSWEDMHVDIWGPRTGKTTSRAVPAILDAPGAVVATSNKRDIVDATRDPRSKKGQVWVFDPQEVCGEPNNWWWNPLSYITDETKARELAEHFVASQRKEGAQTDAFFDSAGTDLLAGLLLAAAVAKRPITQVYSWLADQRNDEPERILRATPGLQLSADALAGVINAPDKQRAGVYGTAQQSAQFLINRKVTRWVIPNGPNDNRPQFNPHQFVREGGTLYSLSKEGAGTAGPLVTALTVAVVEAAEDYAKTCPMGRLPNPLVGVLDEAANVCRWKNLPDLYSHFGSRGIVLMTILQSWAQGMECWGERGMEKLWSAANIRVYGGGASDANFLERLSKLIGDYDILSSSVSYNKGERGTSKQTQRHHIMEVSDLASMPPGRAVIFPSGIPATMIKTVPWMARADAGAVKASLAHHDPGAGAGLAAQGGANAWVAAGTGGAPQAPPAPAGPPVPVWEQTEEQRRGW
- a CDS encoding SCO6880 family protein, which translates into the protein MRDQVAAADNVRSVPRTYGNWRQPASAGIGGLGTLGTGIMMGGMVMTIIALTAGGLVAALIVLLIVGSSLLLLMMKDKHNQSALQRLSTRIGWQRAKMAKHNIYRSGPLGRTPWGKFQLPGLAAASQLSEYKDSYGRPFALLFYPSTRHFTVIINAEPDGASLVDEDQIDVWVAHWGQWLASLGHEPGIIAASVTVESAPDTGIRLRREVSNNMQEGTPAIARAMLTEVVQTYPEGSALVSARVALTFKGTDRSGKRRKEEDMGRELASRLPALTQSLNSTGAGAARPVNAQELCETIRIAYDPAAAGLIDEARSQGMSPELQWTDVGPAGAQAFWDKYRHDSAWSVTWQMTQAPRGEVFSSVLSQLVGPHPDIDRKRVTLLYRPLDAATSARMVEADKRNASFRATTSSRPSARSIAEARAADRTAQEEARGAGLVNFGLVVTGTVMTAEQIPDMVAAIDNLGATARILLRPAYGSQDSSFVAALPLGVVLQSHLSVPAGLRESL
- a CDS encoding ATP/GTP-binding protein, which gives rise to MSKNEKKPADPSRGGRRPMPRGWPGPARGYSTYLQAPQEWRGTTVQVCGMWPFAAGTGSPMVGVPIGRNILSGATMCCDPISWFMRAKLISNPSVFVLGKPGLGKSTIIRRMALGLAGYGVMPLVLGDLKPDYKDLIEALGGQVIQLGRGRGHLNVLDPGESRQAALRLTGSARQAIQADAHGRRSTMVSALISIMRSAPPTDREETILDEALKVLDERHEGTPVLRDLLQVVQEAPDRVRDVALDRGSMDRYRQITEGLEASLIGLVGGGRLGEIFSEQTDQPMKMDRPVVFDVSNIDDSETSLQAAVLLACWSYGFGAVAVSQALADAGLEPRRHYFVILDELWRVLRAGRGLVDRVDALTRLNRQRGVGMAMISHTMSDLLALEHSEDRMKAKGFVERSGMVICGGLPRAEMENLSAVVPMSEEEKNMLIGWQDPPAWDPATGEEAAPPGRGNFLVKVGGRPGIPVHVGLTSVEREINDTNKLWKTGVDGRPLKVEIADDGTEEVVEEYTFDDPAMTALPPPDPTTRVVARTGVDE
- a CDS encoding conjugal transfer protein TrbC, which encodes MIPDLIMGNGGTPPPGSDKLLKVVDWVRWIAFTVCILGILIAGAMMAVGQRRGEGGEHAARLGWVLAACIVIASATVLVGALT
- a CDS encoding DUF6668 family protein, with the protein product MTQPPQNPWTRQQQPDPGPQQLQQGPPQPDLSPRGPATPQHGVPAPAEDQRLPKFAIPAADTLWWVGVHGGAGETTMSQLLPGTRAAGHRWPIPPPPVPTPVVLVARTHGSGLRAAQRAAIEWASGVVQGVAVLGLVLIADAPGRLPRVLDDFADIVGGGVPRVWDIPWIEEWRRGEDPTPDNTPDEVFEVLESIYALRASNPAGYPAPY